The Zerene cesonia ecotype Mississippi chromosome 14, Zerene_cesonia_1.1, whole genome shotgun sequence genome window below encodes:
- the LOC119831834 gene encoding uncharacterized protein LOC119831834 encodes MWTKIVPVILVLSPIIRCELTAPGIDRTVSDGVKSVGFNIVYGDEDMQIINEVVSNEEKIDALKSKINLNEALPPLPYEDVKCLMSVDRYCSKSMRAIKSVLIEALKDDCAKCSADEKESAGKVVASMMAHDPVAWKLFLTRSALIILPKKEPPKEEKHKYKIIGSPEYIENKRNRYAMPGVKVRVKRYAVEKIN; translated from the exons ATGTGGACGAAAATTGTTCccgttattttagttttatctcCAATTATAAGATGTGAATTAACCGCTCCAGGGATCGATAGGACTGTCAGCGATGGTGTTAAAAGTGTTggatttaatattgtatatggCGATGAAgatatgcaaataattaatgaagtcGTCAGTAATGAGGAGAAGATAGATGCTttgaaaagcaaaataaacttaaacgaAGCCCTACCTCCGCTTCCCTATGAAGACGTGAAATGCTTGATGTCTGTTGACCGATATTGTTCCAAGTCTATGCGTGCTATAAAAA GCGTTTTAATAGAAGCATTAAAAGACGACTGCGCTAAATGTTCAGCTGATGAAAAAGAAAGCGCGGGAAAAGTTGTCGCGTCCATGATGGCGCATGATCCTGTTGCGTGGAAGTTGTTTCTCACCAG ATcagcattaattattttaccaaaaaaGGAGCCGCCTAaagaagaaaaacataaatacaaaattataggATCACCAgaatacatagaaaataagAGAAATCGATATGCAATGCCTGGTGTGAAAGTAAGAGTGAAAAGATATGCTgttgagaaaataaattaa
- the LOC119831734 gene encoding ejaculatory bulb-specific protein 3-like, whose translation SIFILLLVFFGQCYCDSPTYTTKYDNVNLDEVLSSERLLNGYVNCLLDKGPCTPDGKELRRNLPDAIQNDCKKCTERQREGADKVMQFIIDNRPEDWKKLEEKFNDNGSYRLQYISRKKNMNATVSD comes from the exons tcgatttt CATACTTTTGTTGGTCTTTTTCGGGCAATGCTATTGTGATAGCCCAACATACActacaaaatatgataatgtaaATCTAGATGAGGTATTGTCCAGTGAGAGATTGCTAAATGGTTATGTGAACTGTTTGTTAGACAAGGGACCGTGTACTCCTGACGGAAAGGAATTGAgac GTAACCTCCCAGATGCCATACAAAATGATTGCAAGAAATGTACAGAACGTCAACGAGAAGGGGCAGATAAAGTTATGCAATTCATCATAGATAACAGACCTGAAGACTGGAAAAAACTAGAGGAAaa gttTAACGATAATGGTAGCTATCGCTTGCAGTACATATCTCGTAAAAAGAATATGAATGCGACAGTTTCAGACTAG
- the LOC119831728 gene encoding allergen Tha p 1-like, translated as MQVAVLCVLGLVALGAALPQQYTDRFDNINIDEVLHSPRLLKAYINCVLEQGKCTNEGRELKSHIREALENQCAKCTDTQRKGTRTVIGHLINEDPSSWNQLVAKYDPDRKYVIKYENELRKIAV; from the exons atgcAAGTTGCAGTTTTATGCGTTTTGGGGCTGGTAGCACTTGGTGCGGCGCTACCTCAACAGTACACGGATCGTTTTGATAATATCAATATCGATGAAGTTCTACACAGCCCTCGGCTCTTAAAAGCTTACATCAATTGTGTATTGGAACAGGGAAAATGTACTAACGAAGGCAGAGAGTTAAAAT CACACATTCGTGAAGCTTTAGAAAACCAATGTGCAAAATGCACTGACACCCAACGCAAGGGAACACGTACTGTGATTGGACATCTGATCAACGAGGACCCCAGTTCTTGGAACCAATTAGTGGCCAAATATGACCCAGATAGAAAATACGTAATCAAATACGAAAATGAATTGAGAAAAATCGCCGTCTAa